From the genome of Thermodesulfobium sp. 4217-1, one region includes:
- the modB gene encoding molybdate ABC transporter permease subunit has translation MNSIDYTPIWLSLEASLMSSIFLVIFGILVARFMSENNFKGKDVLDGLFVLPLVVPPVVVGFLLLVLFGKYGPLGIFLKNTFGISIVFTIYAAAIASFIVSFPLMYKSARSAFEEIDENLKDAAKTLGAGNWKIFFTITVPLSSRGLISGFIIAFARALGEFGATIMVAGDIPGVTNTVPIQIFFATENGQMHEAFFYVAVICLINLVLIFISNKISRKKASYKELENAKS, from the coding sequence ATGAACAGTATAGACTATACCCCAATATGGCTTTCTTTAGAGGCGTCGCTAATGTCTTCTATCTTTCTTGTAATATTTGGCATTTTAGTTGCAAGGTTTATGTCAGAGAATAACTTTAAGGGTAAAGATGTGCTAGATGGGCTGTTTGTCCTGCCATTAGTGGTGCCGCCTGTTGTTGTGGGATTTCTTTTGCTTGTCTTATTTGGGAAATACGGACCTCTTGGCATTTTTTTAAAAAATACTTTTGGCATTTCAATTGTCTTTACTATTTATGCAGCAGCAATCGCATCCTTTATAGTATCTTTTCCTTTAATGTACAAAAGCGCAAGATCAGCCTTTGAAGAAATAGATGAAAATCTAAAAGATGCAGCTAAGACCTTAGGTGCCGGTAATTGGAAAATATTTTTTACAATTACCGTTCCTCTTTCATCCCGCGGCTTAATTTCTGGTTTTATCATTGCTTTTGCAAGGGCATTAGGAGAATTTGGAGCGACTATAATGGTAGCAGGTGATATTCCTGGTGTTACAAATACCGTTCCTATTCAGATTTTTTTTGCAACAGAAAATGGCCAAATGCACGAGGCCTTTTTTTATGTGGCCGTCATTTGCCTAATCAATTTGGTCTTAATATTTATTTCAAACAAAATATCTAGAAAGAAAGCTTCTTATAAGGAGTTAGAAAATGCTAAAAGTTAA
- the modA gene encoding molybdate ABC transporter substrate-binding protein yields MKKIVIVCFACLIVVSSVFLISGCSSSKSTNSKQTTITISAAASLTESLNKIIANFEKAYPNVLVRVNYGASGALRQQIEQGAKVDLFLPVSLKDLQTLESEKLIDPSKSEVFAKNILVLIVPKGNPLGIKGVDDLKREDVKRIAIGAVPSVPAGVYAKESMEKVGLFNELKDKFIYAKDVRQVLDYVNTSNVDAGFVYRTDAAIVKDVEIASTIPDLNHKPIEYYAAIINSSKNQDISTEFMKYLLDKDSQKILSGYGFLPPKTSSEN; encoded by the coding sequence ATGAAAAAGATTGTTATTGTGTGTTTTGCTTGTTTGATTGTCGTTTCTTCTGTGTTTTTGATTTCAGGCTGCTCGTCTAGTAAATCCACTAACTCTAAACAAACAACCATTACCATTTCAGCAGCAGCTAGTCTTACCGAATCTTTGAATAAGATTATTGCAAATTTTGAAAAAGCTTATCCCAATGTTTTAGTTAGGGTTAACTATGGTGCATCTGGTGCTTTGAGACAACAAATAGAGCAAGGGGCCAAGGTAGATCTGTTCCTTCCTGTTTCTTTAAAAGATCTACAAACCTTAGAGTCTGAAAAATTAATAGATCCATCTAAATCAGAAGTTTTTGCTAAGAACATACTTGTTTTAATAGTTCCAAAGGGCAATCCTTTGGGCATAAAGGGTGTTGATGATTTGAAGAGGGAGGACGTTAAGCGTATAGCTATTGGTGCAGTCCCAAGTGTGCCAGCTGGTGTTTATGCCAAAGAAAGCATGGAAAAAGTAGGATTGTTTAACGAGCTTAAAGATAAATTTATTTATGCAAAGGATGTTAGGCAGGTTCTTGATTATGTAAACACTTCAAACGTTGATGCTGGTTTTGTATATAGGACTGATGCAGCGATTGTTAAAGATGTGGAAATTGCAAGCACGATTCCCGATCTAAATCATAAACCGATCGAATATTATGCAGCTATTATTAACTCGTCAAAAAATCAAGATATTTCCACAGAATTTATGAAATACCTGTTAGACAAGGACTCACAAAAGATTCTTAGTGGATATGGCTTTTTGCCTCCCAAGACTTCAAGTGAAAATTAA
- a CDS encoding TOBE domain-containing protein, which yields MESTLRNHLKGKIVEIVKGDVVSEVNVETTAGIIVSIVTTRSVEKLMLKVGDEVNAVIKATEVSIEKP from the coding sequence ATGGAAAGTACTTTAAGAAATCACTTAAAGGGCAAGATTGTTGAAATTGTTAAAGGTGATGTGGTATCTGAAGTAAACGTAGAGACCACTGCTGGAATTATAGTTTCTATAGTCACGACCAGAAGCGTGGAAAAACTTATGCTAAAAGTTGGAGACGAGGTAAATGCAGTAATAAAGGCAACTGAGGTGAGTATAGAAAAGCCTTAA
- the flhA gene encoding flagellar biosynthesis protein FlhA, translated as MSSVFSRSETVLAALIMLILGIMMIPLPPVMMDILLSLNISLAIITLMVTLSVTTPLDFSVFPTLILIMTIFRIALEIAATRLILLHAFAGEVIYSFGNFVVGGNYVVGLIIFLILIVIQYLVITSGATRTAEVAARFTLDSMPGKQMGIDADLNAGLINDDQARERRRDIQREADFYGSMDGASKFVRGDAISAIVIMFINIIGGFIIGIVQHNMDIGQALSTYTLLTVGEGLVSQIPALLLSTSTGIIITRASSKGGLGSDTFTQMVAQPSAILFAALIMLIMGLIPGLPKLPFFILAAAFGFAGYLLVKKGKEEAISEEESQAEVPVVLPPVEIDPSILKVETLELEMGYSLVQLADVSRGEGILHRLALTRRKLSEEMGFIVPPIRVRDNLQLNSTRYQVKIRGNIVAVGDAYPNKLLAMPPAGQEVTISGIKVKEPVFGLNAVWIDLEKKEVAELSGYTVVDPSSVIVTHMTEVIKSNAVLILGRQETSTLIDSLKTTHPVLVEEVVPELLSIGDVQKVLHALLSEGISIRDMVTIFEALADNARQLRDVATLTEAVRKRIGKSITQIYEDSPGEISAIVIDANLEGEIYSNLTENKVLDNQFAQTIVNNITASVQEALSQGKRFVVLTTSRIRPHIRTLTLRALPKIPILSFEELDPNVKLKVIATVKK; from the coding sequence GTGAGCAGCGTTTTTTCGCGATCGGAGACCGTTCTTGCAGCACTAATTATGCTTATTTTAGGAATTATGATGATTCCTTTGCCCCCTGTAATGATGGACATATTGCTGTCACTGAATATATCTCTTGCAATTATCACTCTTATGGTGACGCTAAGCGTAACTACTCCACTTGATTTCTCAGTCTTTCCAACGCTCATTTTAATAATGACAATATTTAGGATTGCGTTAGAGATAGCAGCGACAAGGCTAATACTTTTGCACGCTTTTGCTGGTGAGGTAATTTACTCATTTGGTAACTTTGTGGTTGGCGGCAACTACGTGGTTGGTCTTATTATATTTTTGATCCTTATAGTCATCCAATACCTTGTTATTACAAGCGGTGCAACGCGTACGGCAGAAGTGGCAGCCAGGTTTACATTGGATTCGATGCCTGGCAAACAAATGGGAATAGATGCAGATCTAAATGCTGGCTTAATAAACGATGATCAGGCAAGGGAAAGAAGAAGAGATATCCAAAGAGAAGCAGATTTTTATGGCAGCATGGACGGCGCATCTAAATTTGTAAGAGGTGATGCAATATCTGCCATTGTAATAATGTTTATTAACATAATAGGCGGTTTTATCATTGGTATAGTACAACACAATATGGATATCGGACAGGCCTTAAGCACATATACGCTTCTAACGGTCGGAGAAGGTCTTGTCTCTCAAATTCCAGCACTTCTTCTATCCACTTCTACTGGCATAATTATAACAAGGGCATCGAGTAAAGGAGGACTTGGCTCAGACACCTTTACTCAGATGGTGGCTCAGCCCTCTGCAATACTTTTTGCTGCCTTGATAATGTTAATTATGGGTCTGATTCCTGGTTTGCCAAAGCTCCCATTTTTCATTCTTGCTGCTGCTTTTGGTTTTGCTGGGTATCTTCTTGTAAAGAAAGGCAAAGAAGAGGCGATCTCTGAAGAGGAATCTCAAGCTGAAGTGCCAGTTGTTCTTCCGCCTGTAGAAATTGATCCTTCAATTCTCAAAGTTGAAACACTGGAGCTTGAAATGGGATATTCTTTGGTGCAACTGGCCGATGTGAGTAGAGGGGAGGGCATACTCCACAGACTGGCCCTCACCAGGAGAAAGCTCTCAGAGGAAATGGGCTTTATAGTTCCACCAATCAGAGTAAGAGACAACTTACAACTTAACTCTACCAGATACCAGGTAAAAATCAGGGGAAATATAGTCGCCGTTGGAGACGCATATCCAAATAAACTGCTTGCCATGCCTCCGGCTGGGCAGGAGGTTACAATAAGCGGAATAAAGGTTAAAGAACCAGTTTTCGGTCTAAACGCAGTTTGGATAGACTTAGAAAAAAAAGAAGTTGCTGAATTATCAGGCTATACTGTAGTAGACCCATCTTCTGTCATTGTGACCCATATGACAGAAGTCATAAAATCCAATGCTGTTCTGATACTTGGCAGACAAGAGACCTCAACTCTTATTGATTCTCTAAAAACGACTCATCCCGTGTTGGTTGAAGAGGTTGTGCCCGAATTGCTCTCAATTGGAGACGTCCAGAAGGTTTTACACGCCCTTTTAAGCGAGGGCATCTCTATTAGAGATATGGTGACAATTTTTGAAGCCCTTGCTGATAATGCCAGACAATTGAGGGACGTGGCCACGCTCACTGAGGCTGTTAGAAAAAGGATAGGAAAATCAATTACTCAGATTTATGAAGACTCTCCTGGAGAAATAAGCGCAATCGTAATAGACGCCAATCTTGAGGGCGAGATTTATTCTAATTTGACTGAAAATAAAGTTTTGGACAATCAATTTGCACAGACTATTGTAAACAATATTACAGCATCAGTGCAGGAAGCCCTGTCTCAGGGCAAGAGATTTGTAGTTTTGACGACATCAAGAATAAGACCTCATATCAGAACCCTCACATTAAGAGCCCTACCGAAAATACCAATTTTGTCATTTGAAGAGCTTGATCCAAATGTAAAGCTCAAGGTTATAGCGACAGTTAAAAAATAA
- the fliG gene encoding flagellar motor switch protein FliG produces the protein MKGQHFSNRQKAAALLLQLGPTEAANVLKHLSDEDVDLLTLEIAGLGKIENNEVDEVLEEAFQTMYAREIASRGGVNYAKELLEKAFGVDKAQEILTRLSSSLQVRPFEIARKADARQLLNFLQNEHPQTIALVLAHLKPEQAGAIISELSPAIQSDVSFRLATMDRTSPDVIREVESVLERKLSTIVSQDFTEVGGVQTLAQILSRSGRAVEKSVLEALDEKDPELAENVRKLMFTFDDIVNLDDRSIQVVLREVDSKDLGIALKGSSEEVKERILKNLSQRAAQMLKEELEYMGPVRLKQVEEAQSKIVAIIRRLEEAGTIVVSRGGEDEIVY, from the coding sequence GTGAAAGGACAACATTTTTCAAATAGACAGAAGGCTGCTGCGCTCCTCTTGCAGCTTGGTCCGACTGAGGCCGCAAACGTTTTGAAACATCTTTCTGACGAAGATGTGGACCTTCTAACGCTTGAAATCGCTGGTCTGGGAAAGATAGAGAACAATGAAGTAGATGAAGTTTTAGAAGAGGCTTTTCAGACTATGTATGCCAGAGAGATCGCATCAAGAGGAGGAGTAAACTACGCAAAGGAGCTTTTGGAAAAGGCATTCGGCGTAGACAAGGCCCAGGAAATTTTGACAAGACTTTCTTCTTCTCTTCAGGTTAGACCCTTTGAAATTGCAAGGAAGGCTGATGCAAGGCAGCTTTTAAACTTTCTTCAGAACGAGCATCCGCAAACTATTGCTCTTGTGCTGGCTCACCTAAAACCAGAGCAGGCTGGGGCAATCATAAGTGAGCTGTCGCCTGCCATCCAGTCAGATGTATCTTTTAGGTTGGCTACTATGGACCGAACTTCTCCAGACGTTATTCGCGAAGTCGAAAGCGTTCTTGAAAGGAAACTTTCGACCATTGTTAGTCAGGACTTTACTGAAGTAGGCGGGGTTCAGACTTTAGCTCAAATCTTATCAAGGTCGGGTAGAGCGGTTGAAAAATCTGTCTTAGAGGCGCTGGATGAAAAGGATCCAGAATTAGCTGAAAATGTCAGAAAGTTGATGTTCACATTCGATGATATTGTAAACCTTGACGATCGTTCAATTCAGGTAGTACTTAGAGAGGTAGATTCGAAGGATCTTGGTATCGCTCTCAAGGGCAGTTCTGAAGAGGTTAAAGAGAGAATACTGAAAAATCTTTCTCAAAGAGCTGCGCAGATGCTAAAGGAAGAATTGGAATATATGGGTCCAGTAAGGTTAAAACAGGTTGAGGAGGCACAAAGCAAGATCGTCGCGATAATAAGAAGGCTTGAAGAAGCAGGTACTATAGTTGTATCGCGTGGCGGAGAAGATGAGATCGTATACTAA
- the fliF gene encoding flagellar basal-body MS-ring/collar protein FliF, producing the protein MDRVRAFFFSLRDRFLALSPGKRFLLLSGVALAFILVIFTSIFLLKPQMAPLFTNLSPTDGAAIVAKLKDQKIPYELKDSGTTILVPKDKVYDLRLSMAAQGLPEGSGIGFELFDKNNLFTTDFTQRVDYIRALQGELARTISQINGVEGARVHIVLPKKELFVSQDMPATASVMLNLKPGQSISERETEAIAFLISRAVEGLKPENVTIMDTRGELLSANLSFNRSGLSQREFDMKRKYESEVQRKIQTMLDTMLGPGKSVVRVSAELNLASSEVKKVTYTPVVGQNGIVRSSKVSTDSSKSQNAAPQTQSTTSPQGIPSYQTPAPSSTSSSRKTEDITNYEINQQEEMIKNPAGDIKRLTVSVMVDGTPQTVNLQSLTTAVSNAAGILPQRGDSVDVQAMPFDRTYQQSEIKAMQQAQLMDMIKSIAMWAAIIIGAIIAFVFIRKALASMKKEPGRQGAQILDATIGAEGIRHEKPLSPEELARKKARDEVERLAKDKPSEVANLIKTWLREE; encoded by the coding sequence ATGGACAGAGTTCGCGCGTTTTTTTTCAGTTTGCGTGATCGATTTTTAGCGCTTTCTCCGGGGAAGCGTTTTTTGTTGTTATCTGGCGTTGCGCTCGCCTTTATTTTAGTAATCTTTACCTCTATATTTCTCCTAAAGCCTCAAATGGCCCCCCTATTTACGAATCTATCCCCAACTGATGGGGCTGCTATTGTAGCAAAGCTCAAAGATCAAAAAATTCCCTATGAGTTGAAAGATTCTGGCACTACTATTCTGGTGCCAAAAGATAAGGTTTATGATTTAAGGCTTTCTATGGCTGCCCAAGGCCTTCCAGAGGGTTCTGGCATAGGATTTGAGCTTTTTGACAAAAACAATCTTTTTACCACTGATTTTACCCAAAGAGTTGATTATATTAGAGCCTTGCAGGGAGAGCTTGCGAGGACTATTTCTCAGATAAACGGCGTGGAAGGGGCAAGAGTACATATTGTGCTCCCCAAGAAAGAGCTCTTTGTGTCCCAGGATATGCCAGCTACCGCGTCAGTTATGCTAAATTTGAAACCAGGCCAGAGCATCTCTGAAAGAGAGACTGAGGCCATAGCATTTCTAATTTCTAGAGCTGTTGAAGGTCTTAAGCCAGAAAATGTGACTATTATGGATACAAGAGGGGAGCTTCTTTCTGCCAACCTCTCCTTTAACAGGTCTGGGCTCTCACAAAGAGAATTTGATATGAAAAGAAAATATGAGAGCGAAGTCCAAAGAAAAATCCAGACGATGCTCGACACAATGCTTGGCCCCGGGAAATCAGTTGTCAGGGTTTCTGCCGAGCTCAACCTTGCCTCATCTGAGGTTAAAAAGGTGACATATACACCAGTAGTCGGTCAGAACGGCATAGTAAGATCGAGTAAGGTATCTACCGATTCCTCAAAAAGTCAGAATGCTGCTCCTCAGACCCAGTCAACAACATCGCCTCAGGGCATACCTTCCTATCAGACTCCTGCGCCAAGCTCTACATCATCGAGCAGGAAAACAGAGGATATTACAAATTATGAGATAAACCAGCAGGAAGAGATGATCAAGAACCCTGCTGGAGATATAAAAAGGCTTACAGTTTCAGTAATGGTTGACGGTACACCTCAAACAGTAAACCTTCAGTCACTGACTACTGCGGTATCCAATGCAGCAGGCATACTGCCCCAAAGAGGTGACAGTGTAGATGTTCAGGCAATGCCATTTGATAGGACATACCAGCAAAGCGAAATCAAGGCTATGCAGCAAGCTCAACTGATGGACATGATAAAAAGCATTGCTATGTGGGCTGCAATAATTATCGGTGCCATAATAGCGTTTGTATTTATTAGAAAAGCTCTGGCTTCCATGAAAAAAGAACCAGGTCGGCAAGGGGCACAGATTCTTGATGCGACAATTGGTGCTGAGGGTATAAGACATGAAAAACCTCTTAGCCCAGAAGAGTTAGCAAGGAAAAAGGCAAGGGATGAAGTTGAAAGGCTTGCCAAAGACAAGCCTTCAGAGGTTGCCAATCTCATAAAAACGTGGTTGAGAGAGGAATAA
- a CDS encoding flagellar hook-basal body complex protein FliE — protein sequence MKPIEPINTNLGSIGSIGLGGKSEPTSNFKDTLMDFVSNVNSSLKEGDRSAEQLAAGQIDLPTALIKQQDAVLSMQLLMSVRSELIGAYQDLSRITT from the coding sequence ATGAAACCTATTGAACCCATTAACACTAATCTCGGTTCTATTGGTTCTATTGGCTTGGGCGGGAAAAGTGAACCTACGTCTAACTTTAAGGATACGTTGATGGATTTTGTGAGCAACGTAAACTCATCCCTTAAAGAAGGCGATCGATCTGCGGAGCAGCTTGCAGCAGGCCAAATTGATCTTCCTACAGCTCTTATAAAGCAACAGGACGCAGTTCTTTCTATGCAACTTTTAATGAGCGTAAGAAGCGAGCTTATAGGGGCATATCAGGATCTGTCTAGAATAACAACCTAA
- the flgC gene encoding flagellar basal body rod protein FlgC — translation MFLKTLEIAGSGLTAQRLKMDVAANNLANAYSSVKDGNGQIFKRQIVELQESTGKDGSFLGVKVAGIASDNSPPRMVYDPGNPEANADGYVEYPNVNPIKEMVSLINASRSYEADLNAVSATKSMIGQTLDQLK, via the coding sequence ATGTTTTTAAAGACTTTAGAAATAGCTGGATCTGGCTTGACGGCACAAAGATTGAAGATGGATGTGGCTGCGAACAATTTAGCTAACGCATATAGCTCTGTAAAAGACGGCAATGGTCAAATATTTAAAAGACAAATAGTAGAATTACAAGAATCTACTGGCAAGGATGGCAGCTTTCTTGGAGTAAAGGTGGCAGGTATTGCAAGTGATAACTCTCCTCCCAGGATGGTGTACGATCCTGGCAATCCTGAAGCAAATGCTGATGGCTATGTGGAGTACCCAAATGTAAATCCTATTAAAGAAATGGTTTCTTTAATTAACGCGTCTCGTTCTTATGAGGCTGATCTGAACGCTGTAAGCGCTACAAAATCTATGATAGGTCAGACCCTGGATCAGTTGAAATGA
- a CDS encoding flagellar assembly protein FliW: MHKEKETFSEIENIKFPKGIYGFDGEREFKILIPDKSSPLAYLQDMSSNLRFIVVEAFSAFKDYDVIIDKFYADMLELEKEEDAIVLCIVNMKDPAKDSTVNLLAPIVINKNNKMGMQIILDKSSYSLEESLFLAMKNGK; the protein is encoded by the coding sequence ATGCATAAAGAGAAAGAAACTTTTAGCGAGATTGAAAATATAAAATTTCCAAAAGGCATTTATGGCTTTGACGGGGAGAGAGAGTTTAAGATATTAATTCCTGACAAATCTTCTCCTTTAGCTTATCTGCAAGACATGTCTTCAAATCTTAGATTTATAGTCGTGGAGGCTTTTAGCGCATTTAAGGATTACGACGTTATAATAGACAAATTTTATGCTGATATGCTGGAGCTTGAAAAGGAAGAAGATGCGATAGTTCTTTGTATCGTAAATATGAAAGACCCTGCAAAGGATTCTACTGTTAATCTCTTGGCTCCTATTGTTATTAATAAAAATAACAAGATGGGCATGCAAATAATATTGGATAAATCCTCATATTCTCTTGAGGAGTCTCTCTTTTTGGCAATGAAAAACGGTAAATAA
- the flgL gene encoding flagellar hook-associated protein FlgL: MSRVTMNMMVNQFNSDLNSQLTSISKDSYELSSGNAIQLPQDDPVANNYIMSFKEKINGITNYQSNITAGQSILNSTDSALGSISTILNNANTIALQGANVTNSDSLTSLEKSVEALKQSLLSVANTSVGNTYIFAGSKSSKAPFSLDSDGNVVYSGDASAITYSVEPGAATTVNIDGTQLLPIFKSLDNLELALKSGNQQTISNTISDIQSAITTNNDLQSTVGSRQNMMQYLSNYYSNATTNYNTILASYQDVNFPTVVTDYSTRQTAYQAALKVGAQILPQSLVNYLQ, translated from the coding sequence ATGTCAAGAGTAACTATGAATATGATGGTAAATCAATTTAATTCGGATTTAAATAGTCAGCTTACGTCTATTTCAAAGGATTCTTATGAGCTATCTTCTGGAAACGCCATTCAACTTCCTCAAGACGATCCGGTAGCGAATAACTATATTATGAGCTTCAAAGAGAAGATTAATGGCATAACTAATTATCAGAGCAACATTACTGCTGGTCAGTCTATTTTGAACTCAACCGATTCTGCTCTTGGTTCGATATCTACCATACTAAATAATGCAAACACCATTGCTTTGCAGGGCGCAAACGTAACGAATTCAGACTCATTGACGTCTCTTGAGAAAAGCGTGGAAGCTCTTAAGCAATCTCTTCTTTCTGTTGCAAATACCTCTGTAGGAAACACGTATATATTTGCGGGCTCGAAAAGCTCTAAGGCTCCTTTTTCTCTTGACTCAGATGGAAACGTTGTATATTCGGGCGATGCGTCTGCTATAACCTACTCGGTGGAACCAGGTGCCGCTACTACTGTAAATATAGATGGCACTCAGTTGTTGCCTATTTTTAAGTCTCTTGATAACCTTGAACTTGCACTGAAGTCTGGGAACCAACAAACCATCTCAAACACAATCTCTGACATTCAAAGTGCCATTACCACAAATAATGACCTTCAATCGACTGTTGGTTCGCGACAGAATATGATGCAATATCTATCTAATTATTACTCTAATGCGACCACAAATTACAACACTATTCTCGCCAGTTATCAAGACGTAAATTTCCCCACAGTAGTTACTGATTATTCTACTCGTCAAACAGCGTATCAAGCGGCTTTGAAGGTTGGTGCTCAGATATTGCCCCAATCGCTTGTAAACTATTTGCAATAA